A section of the Lampris incognitus isolate fLamInc1 chromosome 8, fLamInc1.hap2, whole genome shotgun sequence genome encodes:
- the tm4sf21a gene encoding transmembrane 4 L6 family member 4 — protein sequence MCTGKCSRCIGGALFPLAVTSIICNILLFFPGWDTKYARDEHITEEVKYMGGLVGGGLMVLVPALHIHLTGKRGCCGNRCGMFLSIAFAAVGVAGALYSFAVAVLGLQNGPLCKVVAIWMTPFKDRSESYLTDRSSWSTCWEPKNVVEFNVGLFSTLLVVSGLQLVLCGIQMINGLFGCLCGTCNSKGPL from the exons ATGTGTACGGGGAAGTGTTCCCGCTGCATCGGGGGGGCTCTGTTCCCCCTAGCAGTCACCTCCATCATCTGTAACATCCTGCTGTTCTTCCCCGGCTGGGACACCAAGTACGCGAGAGACGAGCACATCACCGAAGAGGTCAAATACATGGGAGGACTTGTTGGAGGGGGTCTCATG GTGCTGGTGCCCGCCCTTCACATCCACCTGACTGGGAAGCGGGGATGCTGTGGAAACCGCTGTGGG ATGTTCCTGTCCATTGCATTCGCTGCAGTTGGTGTGGCTGGCGCCCTCTACAGCTTTGCGGTGGCAGTGCTTGGTCTACAGAATGGGCCACTATGCAAAGTTGTGGCAATCTGGATGACGCCTTTTAAAGACAG GAGTGAAAGTTACCTGACTGACCGAAGCTCGTGGAGCACATGCTGGGAACCCAAGAACGTGGTGGAATTCAACGTGGGCTTATTCTCAACCCTGCTGGTGGTGAGCGGCCTGCAGCTGGTGCTGTGTGGCATTCAGATGATCAACGGTCTGTTTGGATGCTTGTGTGGTACCTGCAACAGCAAAGGG CCCCTGTGA
- the LOC130117268 gene encoding mannose-P-dolichol utilization defect 1 protein-like codes for MAASEMGVQGPLKDFILTFVMPEKCYDHFFVHFNFAHVPCLMLVLNSSVGLWVMLGTMMAQLPQVYRILSCRRAEGLSLPSVLLLLYAHSAPVVYCVVNSFPLSAWGDRLFMLKQSALTSFLILHYRGHTLQGLLLLLTYSGVMFLLCSYGWTAANSKMEAFSMALVIASKVIQARTTYSIGHKGQLSSLSVFLVWLGSWALTFVSVQETGLSLYTMVHMLSAFVSCVQLAQVLWYRNTSSSTSSTTRDKQD; via the exons ATGGCCGCGTCGGAGATGGGTGTGCAGGGCCCGCTCAAAGACTTCATCCTCACTTTTGTGATGCCGGAAAAGTGCTACGACCACTTCTTCGTCCACTTTAACTTTGCGCACG TGCCCTGCCTCATGCTCGTGCTGAACAGCTCTGTGGGactgtgggtcatgctgggcaCCATGATGG CTCAGCTGCCGCAGGTCTATCGCATACTGAGCTGCAGGCGTGCAGAGGGCCTGAGTCTGCCGTCGGTCCTGCTGCTGCTCTACGCCCACTCGGCTCCGGTGGTCTACTGCGTGGTGAACAGCTTCCCCCTCAG TGCGTGGGGGGACAGGCTGTTCATGCTGAAGCAGAGTGCCCTGACCAGCTTCCTCATCCTCCATTACCGTGGACACACCCTCCAAG GTCTGTTGCTCCTCTTGACCTACAGTGGTGTAATGTTCCTCCTGTGCTCCTATGGATGGACAGCAGCCAATTCAAAAATGGAGGCTTTCAGCATGGCACTTGTGATCGCAAGCAAG GTGATCCAGGCTCGTACGACCTACTCCATTGGTCACAAGGGCCAGCTCtccagtctctctgtgtttctgGTGTGGCTTGGCTCCTGGGCTCTCACGTTTGTCTCGGTACAG GAGACAGGACTGTCGCTCTATACTATGGTCCACATGCTGTCTGCCTTTGTCAGCTGTGTCCAGCTGGCCCAAGTCCTGTGGTACAGaaacaccagcagcagcaccagcagcactacCAGAGACAAGCAGGACTAG
- the slc25a15b gene encoding solute carrier family 25 member 15b, with translation MAPHPVVQAIIDLSAGAIGGTACVLSGQPLDTAKVKMQTFPGLYRGFIHCILSTYKQVGLRGLYQGTTPALMANIAENSVLFMSYGFCQQVIRIAAGLHGDAVLSDFQKACAGSVASIFSSLVLCPTELVKCRLQAMYEMEASGKIANSQNTVWSVVKTVMRTDGPLGFFQGLTTTIAREVPGYFCFFGAYELCRSAFADHMKCDKNDIGVAPIVFSGGFGGACLWLVVYPMDCVKSRIQVMSMMGKQAGFFKTFMAITRTEGVRALYSGLTPTMVRTFPANGALFLGYEASRKIMMKQFDS, from the exons ATGGCACCACATCCAGTGGTCCAGGCCATAATTGACCTTTCTGCTGGGGCCATTG gAGGGACTGCATGTGTCTTAAGTGGGCAGCCTCTGGATACTGCGAAAGTCAAGATGCAGACCTTTCCTGGCCTGTACCGAGGCTTTATCCACTGCATACTGTCTACTTATAAACAAGTGGGTCTGCGGGGCCTCTACCAAGGCACCACCCCTGCTCTGATGGCCAACATTGCTGAGAACTCGGTGCTCTTCATGAGTTATGGCTTCTGCCAGCAGGTCATTCGCATTGCAGCAGGACTACACGGCGACGCTGTGCTGAG TGACTTTCAAAAAGCCTGTGCTGGTTCGGTGGCATCCATCTTCTCCTCCCTTGTGCTGTGTCCTACCGAGCTCGTGAAGTGCCGTCTCCAAGCCATGTATGAGATGGAGGCGTCAGGCAAGATCGCCAACAGCCAAAA CACAGTGTGGTCGGTGGTGAAGACTGTGATGAGGACTGATGGACCGCTGGGCTTTTTCCAGGGTTTGACCACTACCATAGCCAGAGAGGTCCCGGGTTACTTCTGCTTCTTTGGTGCCTATGAGCTCTGCCGCTCCGCCTTCGCCGATCACATGAAATGTGACAAGAATGACATAG GTGTTGCTCCGATTGTGTTCAGTGGGGGTTTTGGAGGAGCATGCCTGTGGCTGGTTGTCTACCCGATGGACTGCGTCAAGTCTCGGATCCAGGTCATGTCTATGATGGGTAAACAGGCGGGATTCTTCAAAACGTTCATGGCCATCACACGCACAGAAG GTGTGCGAGCGCTCTACTCTGGTCTCACTCCCACCATGGTCCGTACCTTCCCTGCAAACGGTGCACTGTTCCTGGGTTATGAAGCTAGCCGGAAGATCATGatgaagcagtttgacagctAA